ACGGAGCGCCGGGTCCACCCATACCGGAGCGACGACCGCCCCGCGCCGCGAGGTCACCTGGACCTCCTCACCGACCACCACCCCGTACCGCTCGGCGTCCTCCGGGCACAGCTCGATGTACTCCCCGCGCCGCAGCGGGGAGGCGAAACTCCCGCTCTGCACACCGGTGTTGTAGGAGTCGAGCCGCCGCCCGGTCGTCAGCCGGATCGGGAACTGGTCATCGGTGAGGTCGACCGGCGGATCGTGCTGGACCAGCCCGAACGGCGCCGGCATGCCCCGCATCGCCGGGTCGGCATCCCACAGCCGGCCGTGCAGATACGTCGGTTCGAGCTGCTCGGTGCTCGGGCACGGCCACTGGATGCCCTGGTGCTCCTCCAGGCGTTCGTACGTCATCCCGTAGTGGTCCGGCGAGACCGACCTGAGCTCGTTCCAGACGGCCTCGGAGTCGGCGTACTTCCAGTCGTGGCCGAGGCGTGCCGCCAGCTCGCAGATGATGTCGATGTCCTCGCGGGCCTCACCGGGCGGCGTGACCGCACGCCGTACGCGCTGAACTCGGCGTTCGCTATTGGTAGTTGTCCCGTCGGTCTCGGCCCACCCGGCGGTGGCGGGCAGCACCACGTCCGCCAGCTCGGCCGTCTTCGTCAGGAAGATGTCCTGCACGACGAGGAAGTCGAGCGCCTGCATACGCCGTACCGCCTGCTCGCTGTCCGCCTCCGACTGCGCCGGGTTCTCGCCGATGCAGTAGACGGCCTTGAGCGTGCCCTCCTCCATCGCCTCGAACATCTCGGTGAGGTTCATCCCGTAGTGCGGCTCGATGACGGTGTCCCAGGCCGACTCGAACTTCAGCCGGGTGTCCGGGTCGAGGATGTCCTGGAAGCCGGGGAGGCGGTTGGGGATGGCGCCCATGTCGCCGCTGCCCTGCACGTTGTTCTGGCCGCGCAGGGGCTGCAGCCCGCTGCCGTAGCGGCCCACATGGCCCGTCAGCAGCGACAGGTTGATCAGCGCGCGGACGTTGTCCGTGCCGTTGTGGTGCTCGGTGATGCCCAGGGTCCAGCACAGCTGGGCGCGTTCGGCGCGGGCGTAGGCGTGCGCCAACTCCCGTATGGCGGCGGCCGGTACGCCCGTCACCTTCTCGGCGAGCGACAGCGTCCACGGCTCGACCAGCTTCTTGTACTCCTCGAAGCCGCTCGTCGCCCGCTCGATGAACGCCTCGTTGGCCAGCCCCGCGTGGATGATCTCGCGGCCGATCGCGTGCGCCATCGGGATGTCGGTCCCGACGTTCAGTCCGAGCCAGCTCTCCGCCCACTCGGCCGTCGACGTCCGGCGTGGGTCGACGGTGTACATCCGGGCGCCGTTGTGGACCCCCTTCAGTACGTGCTGGAAGAAGATCGGGTGCGCGAAACGGGCGTTGGAACCCCACATCACGATGACGTCGGTGTGCTCGATCTCCTCGTACGACGACGTCCCGCCGCCGGAGCCGAAGGCGGCCGACAGGCCTGCCACGCTCGGGGCGTGGCAGGTGCGGTTGCAGGAGTCGACGTTGTTGGTGCCCATGACCACGCGGGCGAACTTCTGCGCCACGTAGTTCATTTCGTTGGTCGCGCGGGCGCAGGAGAACATGCCGAACGCGCCGTGGGCGGCTTGCAGACCGCGGGCGGCACGGTCCAGTGCCTCGTCCCAACTCGCTCGGCGGAAAGGCTCGTTGCGGGAATCCCGTACCAGGGGGTGGGTGAGTCGGGTGTAGGTCTTCGGTTCGCGCTTCTTCGTGCTTTTCATGCGGCGCTCCTCAGCGCGAGCAGGTCCGAGATGGCGTGCACGGTGCGCAGGGTGGGCACCTCCACGCCGGTGATCTCCGCCAGTTCGACGACCGCGGCGAGCAGTACGTCGAGTTCGAGCGGCTTGCCACGCTCCAGGTCCTGGAGCGTGGAGGTGCGGTGGTCGCCCACGCGCTCGGCGCCGGCGAGACGGCGCTCGATGGAGACGCCGACCTCGCAGCCGAGAGCCTCGGCGACCGAGAGCGTCTCGGTCATCATGATCTCGATGACCTTGCGGGTGCCGCCGTGCAGGCACATCTGCCGCATGGTGGCGCGGGCCAGCGCGCTGATCGGGTTGAAGGAGATGTTGCCGAGCAGCTTGAGCCAGATGTCGTTGCGCAGATCCGGCTCGACAGGGCACTTGAGCCCGCCCGTCTGCATGGCCTCGCTGAGCGCGAGACACCGCGTGGACACGCTGCGGTCGGGCTCGCCGATGGAGAACCGGGTGCCTTCGAGATGTCGTACGACTCCTGGTTCCGCCAGTTCTGTGGCCGCGTACACGACGCAGCCGATGGCCCGTTCGGGCGCGAGCACCGCACTGACCGCGCCGTCCGGGTCCACACTTTCGACGCGGTGGCCGTCGTAGGGGCCGCCGTGCCGGTGGAAGTACCACCAGGGAATGCCGTTCTGGGCGGCCACGACCGCCGTGGTGTCGTGCAGCAAAGGCTCGATCAGCGGCCCGCACGCCGCGTACGAGTTGGCCTTCAGGC
This genomic window from Streptomyces sp. DG2A-72 contains:
- a CDS encoding 2-dehydropantoate 2-reductase, which produces MKVAVLGAGAIGAYVGAALHRAGAEVHLVARGPHLAAMRQHGVRVLSPRGDFTARAHATDDPAEIGPADFVFLGLKANSYAACGPLIEPLLHDTTAVVAAQNGIPWWYFHRHGGPYDGHRVESVDPDGAVSAVLAPERAIGCVVYAATELAEPGVVRHLEGTRFSIGEPDRSVSTRCLALSEAMQTGGLKCPVEPDLRNDIWLKLLGNISFNPISALARATMRQMCLHGGTRKVIEIMMTETLSVAEALGCEVGVSIERRLAGAERVGDHRTSTLQDLERGKPLELDVLLAAVVELAEITGVEVPTLRTVHAISDLLALRSAA
- a CDS encoding molybdopterin oxidoreductase family protein, whose amino-acid sequence is MKSTKKREPKTYTRLTHPLVRDSRNEPFRRASWDEALDRAARGLQAAHGAFGMFSCARATNEMNYVAQKFARVVMGTNNVDSCNRTCHAPSVAGLSAAFGSGGGTSSYEEIEHTDVIVMWGSNARFAHPIFFQHVLKGVHNGARMYTVDPRRTSTAEWAESWLGLNVGTDIPMAHAIGREIIHAGLANEAFIERATSGFEEYKKLVEPWTLSLAEKVTGVPAAAIRELAHAYARAERAQLCWTLGITEHHNGTDNVRALINLSLLTGHVGRYGSGLQPLRGQNNVQGSGDMGAIPNRLPGFQDILDPDTRLKFESAWDTVIEPHYGMNLTEMFEAMEEGTLKAVYCIGENPAQSEADSEQAVRRMQALDFLVVQDIFLTKTAELADVVLPATAGWAETDGTTTNSERRVQRVRRAVTPPGEAREDIDIICELAARLGHDWKYADSEAVWNELRSVSPDHYGMTYERLEEHQGIQWPCPSTEQLEPTYLHGRLWDADPAMRGMPAPFGLVQHDPPVDLTDDQFPIRLTTGRRLDSYNTGVQSGSFASPLRRGEYIELCPEDAERYGVVVGEEVQVTSRRGAVVAPVWVDPALRPGLAFMTMHFPDEVDTNQLTIEANCPIAGTAEFKASAIRIEKLPVATIVR